The sequence below is a genomic window from Pseudorasbora parva isolate DD20220531a chromosome 4, ASM2467924v1, whole genome shotgun sequence.
aaaaccttaactctactatcaaaaccttaactctgctatcaaaaccttaactctgctatcaaaaccttaactctgctatcaaaaccttaactctgctatcaaaaccttaactctactatcaaaaccttaactctgctatcaaaaccttaactctgctatcaaaaccttaactctgctatcaaaaccttaactctgctatcaaaaccttaactctgctatcaaaaccttaactctactatcaaaaccttaactctactatcaaaaccttaactctgctatcaaaaccttaactctgctatcaaaaccttaactctgctatcaaaacctttaactctgctatcaaaaccttaactctgctatcaaaaccttaactctactatcaaaaccttaactctgctatcaaaaccttaactctactatcaaaaccttaactctgctatcaaaaccttaactctactatcaaaaccttaactctactatcaaaaccttaactctgctatcaaaaccttaactctactatcaaaaccttaactctgctatcaaaaccttaactctactatcaaaaccttaactctgctatcaaaaccttaactctactatcaaaaccttaactctgctatcaaaaccttaactctactatcaaaaccttaactctactatcaaaaccttaactctactatcaaaaccttaactctactatcaaaaccttaactctactatcaaaaccttaactctactatcaaaaccttaactctactatcaaaaccttaactctactatcaaaaccttaactctactatcaaaaccttaactctactatcaaaaccttaactctactatcaaaaccttaactctgctatcaaaaccttaactctactatcaaaaccttaactctgctatcaaaaccttaactctactatcaaaaccttaactctgctatcaaaaccttaactctgctatcaaaaccttaactctgctatcaaaaccttaactctgctatcaaaaccttaactctactatcaaaaccttaaccctgctatcaaaaccttaactctactatcaaaaccttaactctactatcaaaaccttaaccctgctatcaaaaccttaactctactatcaaaaccttaactcAGATCAGGTGGAACACACTAGTCTACTTTATATAAAGCACTGTAGTCTTTAATTGTCACTGTTTTCATTCAGTTCATCGGTTAGCATTCTGTGAAGCAATGCACTTACAGTTTCTGTTCTTTTTTCCCAAcaaaggttttcacaacaaccaaaaatgaaagtacTGAAATGTTACAAAAGACATAATCCTGTACATCACAGTACTATACTTCAGACTACAGTACAATCTCAATGGTACAGTGCTAtgtactgtactgtatgttACACAAAACTACCATTTTTTTGTTACAAAAGGAGCACTAGCCAACTTGCAATACAGTAATGTGATACGGTACAGTACTGTAAATACTGTAGATACAGTCTGGAATGGAGAATTGCTGTTTTTCAGTCTGAATGGCCTGGATGAACTGTGAACCGGCTTAGATATGGGTGGACTCTCTGCTCAGGTTCCCTCACTGTCAAGCCATGACTTACCAAGTGAACCACCAAAGTTGCTCTAATATCATCTGAAATATTGTTCTGTGTTGTGTatagcctctctctctctctctctctctctctctctctctctctctctctctctctctctccatgcCTCAATGCTTGAAAAGTTCTCAAAATGGCTTAACTGAGGCCTATTTGTGGTTGGCTGATTGGTGTTCAGTTTTGCAAGTAAGTGCCTTCAGGTGTGTCTTTGAGTAGTTGCAATTGCACGGTGTGTATTGTATTTTGGATACATGTGTCTTATGTATGAAATAGAGTGTAGTATGCAGGACCAAGTGTGTTGCAGAATTGAAACTAGAGTGCTAAGCAGCGCTTTtgtttaaaggtccactgaaatcaaaatttaacttttttagcttttagtatgattgtgttagccttaaagttatgaataagctggtatgttccaaaactatgacaaattttgcatttaggagaaatgagcattcaaaatttacagtctcccacttcctttaaaacgaatctcagattttggtgacatcatcgcagatcttcactttctcgtcaaatcttctgtccaatcagaatgcgctctagaatctaaagcccgcccctaCACTGCCGAAGCTAAGGCTGAAAttggtcagttgttaacacacatttactaatttctacatggtgaaagcacatagcacactatatatgtgataggaaacgattgtgtgtaaatatgctttcatttgaggcgaataaagtctgttttcacgttagtttcacacaccgcagcagcgcacacacaacaacggctctggtctaaatttagactacagacacgagagcgcagcgcggatcatatgcgcgagtcagcgctgacaacaaacatatcaacccatttgaattctgcacagaatgctgcatttcaaagcaatatggaggagattatgatgataaacagtgttagaggaaactggctttaccaaacagagagagaaggtccgctcttgcgctctagtcaaactgtatattaacgaaacgctattggctgtttcaaaaaaggggaggagcttctaacagctggagccgtttcaggggaaatcacgtcaacacattgaataatgcaacgcgtttcaaagcacttcagtgggcctttaaggaATAGTACATGTGTTTGAGGTACGGTAACAAAAGCTTCAAGTTGTGTTACTTTAGTCTAAGCATGGGTCTATAGTGTTCAAGCAGCGGACAAAAACTGTAAGACTGGTTTTCAACTATGGTTgaaactaacattaacaaataaGACTCAAACCCTTATAGTTCCTGAGAGACAGACTTTCTGTTGAGCTCTCCGTGAGACAATAATAAAAGAGGAGTTTCAGAAGCAATTTTAGGTCCCTCAAAGATCCTCACAGCCAGAAGTTCTTAAAATAACCatttctttcttattttaagAATGTCTTAATAATCTAAAATACCTTTTCCACtacaataaacattttgtgcaatggaaagattCCAAGGATGTtaaatatttttcacaaaacCAAAAATGCCaatgaagaacctttatttgatctttagtaaaataagtctaccttaaaagaaaatcaaacctgttatttttaaattcatgttaactctttttttaagagtgtaacACTATAATTTGACTACATCTAAATATTCTTCTTCTTGTCTTCTATTAAAGGTAGACacgaacaaacacacacgtttgcatgtaaacggcaCTAGATTTAATTTAAAAGTGTCCAAAAATGACTACTGTTTGTTAAAGTTGCTTATTTGTTGCTTTAAGGACATATTTGATCTCATCTGACATAAAAATTGCCCTCATTACGGTTTCTGACAAAAACTTGTAATATTGAGCTGATCTAAAATGACGCAGTATACATGAGAATAACAAATGTTAATATGGATTACTAATCTTAATACCTTTTAATCACAATGTAACTTTTGATCTCGACTCAAAAATCTTTTCCACTTAACATATCTATACAAAATAAAGACTCAACCTACCAGAGAGTGCAGAGCGTGCAGCGAAGCCACAGAGGAATAAAAATAAGAGGTTATATTGGCAGCGCATTGTTCTTCTGAAAACAGCAAGTGTTCCAGAACCTTTTTCTCAATCAACCAAAGGAAACAGAAAGAATGTCCTGTTTGCGATCAGAGAGCTGGCTAGACTGGTCTTAACAGACTCTTGTTCATCTAATTTGTtcagagagtctggccacttTCCATTGACAAGCATTAACTTCCTTGAAGGCGGGAACTCTgatgaagtttaaaactattggatctgtcataaccagggcttgacattaacttttttgctcaccagccactgtggctagtggttttccaaagttactagacactcagcattttcactggccacaattttgcggtttggaaattacattttgaatgtaagttgactttggcatgcttaaattacttgattttgggtcattttacttgattttgaagatataaaaccctttcaaactttcacatGCAGAGTGACCCCCCAAATCAAGACTACATATATCATCTGGGGTTTGCAGGTGGACAAGGGCTGGACAATTACAgcaaattacacacacacacacacacacacacacacacacacacacacacacacacacacacacacacacacacacacacacttaaatgtcccgggtcgagttgacacgtgacatcctgatgtgacgtataacggcgagcgatctcagcttcagcgcggatagtaaggagctccgtggtctcgacttgtctccatttctgcttgtttaattttagtttcttttgtatacgaacactctctgcgtttaaaacacagacgagctcttctggcactgcagggttgtattattgaaaaaaacaagctctaggagtcgcacgataactacgtacacgttgcggcattagttttggcttttgttcacacagcgctcgttccggatcgaaccccgcaatgttactaggtccccgacccgggttcaattcggtaatcaattccgggacgtggttgctttcacacagaaggcgatccggcaatgctccgggaatattgcgggtccgacgtgcagtgtgaaaggggctatagtcatcatctagctactggggttccccagggctcagtgcttggaccacttctccatctacatgtcatcattaggctctgtcattcagaaacacgttTAAGTCAAGttaaagacgttttactcacataatttgttgcaccattcctgtcggatctaatatagaaggcacaacattgtgtctgcaaatccagcacttgagtCTTGTTTACAAGCGATTGCgctgtgaaatgaagcgaacacacgtacggtcttccccacgtgagctggaacttaaaaataaattaatatcacacattcctaatattaggatccaaaggaaaCTTATGCAGAGACTATGTTCtcccacaatatcttgctatcttcgttTTCTGGGACTGGTGTCTATAAGCGTCCTTGAGCTTGGgaaaggtgctatataaattaaaaattaaacttattATTAAAGCTTTAGCTTagcaaggacgttttcagctctgaaacttacaggataatcttatattaccatgaccttaaatatatcaaaagctcaagaaagttgatttctcaattcatcacccctttaacatgGGTGTTTTTCTGTGTGCTATTACATAAAACTTACccgttttatttatatatgaatGGCATATATGCATCACATTGAGTTTATTACTAATGTAATTTTAACatgtttaatttatgtttaagTGTACACTCCTAATTCAGCCCCTGTGCAAAGTATGATGGGATGTGAAAGTCCTGTTTGATTGAGTCCTGCATATGTTGCTTTAGTGGAAAATATTGTGAGATTTTTACTTGACTAAAACatagattaaaaataaacattaatgttttttttgttttgtttttttaaatatggtggttgtgtggaaccactgtCCATAATTTAATTGAGTTACTTTAaagtatcattttttttaagggGTTACTTGATTTAAATTATTCTTATATCTGTTATTGTTAACAGGttattattactgttattatactgttaagagtgtaattgatgaaattgcccctctgaaagtcaggaaaaagagagACACACAAAAAGCACCTTGGAGAAATTCAACAGCTgtttaaataatgaaaagacaatgcaagaaatctgaacgcatgtggcggaagacaaaattgtagtccattataacatctataaagacagtcTTCATGATTTCAAACAGAAACAACACACGCGGGGCAGCGAAGCGGCGTGCAGGGACAAGGCTTGATAATTGACCATTTTATTCACAAACTTACAGGACAAGAATAAAATGACATTTGCATGGTTTAAATTTTTGGTTTTACAGAGTACAACATTCAAATCAGAGGAAGATGTAACTGTGTTTGAATAATATCTAAATGGCACAATTGACTTCTCGACAAAcaaaatgttgctattttatgcagaacatttttactttatatatatatatatatatatatatatatatatatatatatatatatatatatatatatatatatatatataaaatttttttttttttttcattagtatgtttgtcataattttcggtaggctatatttgtcattttttatgtcatattttgtatatttgttttaaaatgtctaAACATCTTTACTTGTATTgtcaatttaattttatatgGTACTTAAAAATGAGGTTAGTTAAAACCTAAACTTGACTTTAATAATAAACTGTAAACTTATGCCTcaaatctgtttgtttgtttgattggaATAAATCaaagatgttgatccaggaacacgTGCTTCAGGTTCACTGTTACTGTAGGCAAGCGTTTGCCAACCTCTAGTGACTGATGATGGAACTGCAGGACACTCATGAGATGGTCAACAAGCTAATGCTAAATTCATGGAAAACGCTCCAATTTAACCACAAGAGGGAGTAATACTcacacttaaaataaaaatgaaacccCATACAGGAGTGATATAATATACAGTACCAGTCAACACTTTAGAAACAATGCTTCTGAAAGAAATCTCTTCTGCTCATAAATATTTCTGATGACATATGAGTAGGTAAATACCCTTTATAGTTATAGAGTACCAGATGTTTTAATAAGTCTGACTGTTTTATGAACAACCTTTCAATATTAATATGGATAATTCTCTCATGGAAGGCATTTCTCTATCCCTTTACTTCATCATGAAGGAATCTTTACCGTAGACCCTTGTTTGTACTTGTGTGTGGCACGCGAGCCCGTAGAGCCGTTCTCTTTCTAATGTTCACCTCAGTGTTGTGGCATTGTCATGCATGATAAATGTTTAAAGTGTTTATGTGCTGTAGTGTCAGGATTTTGTGAGTGCACTTTATTTCAGACCTAATCAGCTGTCTGTTTAGATTGAAAACTCATCGCCTTTACTCAGTTAAACCATTTTTGTGCCACTGGCCTCAGAAGTGTATCCTCACGTTGTCTTTGTCGATATGGTAGTGTCAGTTCTGTCGTAGTATTTGCTTTAGTGGTTAAATTGAGCGTCGTACGTTTCATAATCGGTAGAGTAGTGTCTCTTGCTCACTTATGGTGGTGAAGTGTTAGGCTCAAGTGATATTACAGAAAGCCTTGATTCTCTAATACAGATCATGTTGAATGTACATTTCGATTGCTGATTTCTTATGTATTATTTGTGATTTTATGTTTAACTGGTTGTCGTTTCACAGGGGCATTCGTTATTTTGGGCATTCAGaacttataaattattattttagttttaatgcTACTTTTTGTGCTTTGAAGTTCTTTACACTATTGTCGATACTTTACTGAAGAATAAACAGCTTTACTCTTTGTGTCGGTAATTAAATTGTTGATTGATTCTCTATCTGACTGACAGGGATTTAAATATGTAtgttaaaatgtactttaaaataGGTAAGTCTTCTTGAGAcgttttaataaatgttataaCTATTTATTCAAAGAGAAATTAATAAATGATAATCCACACCATGTCTGAAGTTTATGGTCATATTTTATATTCATGCCAATGCATGAAAACTCTGTTCGAACAGCAAAAATCTGCATTAAAACACTTTATTCTGACAGGTATTTGTGCCTTTAAATGCTGTAAGTATAGATCTATTTTATAGTACATAATGGAGAAATATCATTTAACTTAATTGAGACTGATGCATTCATTTTGGTGATATTTTATAGATCACTGGAAGAGAGTCCTTTATACAGCAAGAATGATGCTGCAAAATATATTTAGGAGGGCTCGGTATTGACACAAAACCCACAATTTGATAATTTTGATGCATATCAGGTACAATGCATGGCAAATTTTCTTAAAGAAAACATCTCTGaactaatgctgtaaactatgAGTCAGTTATAGTCTACTTTAATATTAAAGGTAAAATGTGattttacacttttaaaaaaagtttaatatgaaatataaacatttaaatggtgacTGTCGTAAAAACTTGCTAGATTTATTCAAACAAACTCAAATTCAAATATTGATGAATATGTAATATAGTGAATTAATTATAATGAATATGTGATGGCTGGATTCGCATTGTTTGATTTGGCGTTCAGCTCGCAAGGAAGGACAACTCAACAGAAGAATTAAGTGACTGAAATCGAGTCAGTAAATATAATCTAAGTACAGCaaattgttaaattattaattttagaTTAATAATAAGATCATGAGTGAGTCAGCGACAACATTAAACCGTTGAGAAGCTGCTACTTTCAATCAATCCGTTACTATGGTAACCATGGAGCGTCGTGTATGATTGCGTCACAGACAGCATCGCGTCACAGATAAACACTTACTATAAACACTCACCCGCGGTTCCTTTAGAACAGCGATAATCCGAGCGACACACATCTTCTGACTACCGATATCTTACAGCAAATAACCTACCGATACTTTAGAAACAACTTTACAAGCAGCATCACCACAGATTATAGACTCTCACTGCATCACACACAGTTTTGTGCATCGATATCACCCGTTTTCGTTTGGATCTGATTTTAATTAGCATACAAAATGTCTTCAAACACAAACTGCAGAGAGGTGTCTCTGGAGGTGTATGTGAACGGCGAGTTGTACTGCATTGACAGTGTCTGGGTCCCGGATGAGGAGAATGTGCAGGTGGACTTTATGGTCACCGACGGCATCTACGAGCTCCTCGGGTGCTCACCGGGCGACCTAACCGCACAGCTGCAGGTGGACTCGGATGAGTGCCTGTCAGTCACTCGCGCCGCTTTAGAGGGCGAGGATCTGCATATCGACATCGATATGATGAAGCGCCCAGCCTGTATCTGTACAACCCCTGAGGACAGCCCGACAGGTGAATGCTCAACATGCACCTCTCACAACTTTATATAACTTACTGTAATCATTATGATGAGCACAACTTATAACAATAACTGTTTTCATGAGATCATTTCAGCTTAAATGAATAGCCTACATGATTTGTATTGATTTGGGTGCCTGTTTATTCAAGGGTTGATTTTAAGATTTGATTGCTGACATATTTAACTGAGCTCCTGGGACCTTATGAAGCAGGGAGATGTCTGAGGTTATCCTTTAACGAGCTGCTGGATGTTCCAAGAACTAGATATAAAACTAAAGGAGATCTGCAGTGAGGGCTCAGAAATTATGGAATAGTTTGCCAATTGATATTAGCACATCTGAATGTGTGTCTGTTTTCAAATGTCCTCTGAGAACTGCAGACGTGCTTTTAGTATTCAGTGATGTCTTTTGTGTAGTTTGGgtttttgatatttgatattttatttagtttcttCATAGTGTATAGCTCTTCATTATGTATTTCAATGATTGTGGTTTTATTGTTGTGGTGGGTGAAGCAAACTACAGACAGTGGGTGTGGCGTCAGGCGTCAAAGAGGGGTTtattaacataaataataatgaattgTTCAAAATGGGGAATAAAGTGTCAAACAAACAGAGATCCAATCTGGTGTTCTCGGTGTGCCAGGGAATCGTGAAGGAAGGGTAGTGATCAGATAGGAATAGGATGGGTCCAGGTAAGGGACGGGGACACACTTAACGACTAACTCTCAGTGATTCTCAGACTCTGACGGTCTGCAAAAGCAGCCTAAGATCCTGCTCATAAGTTTCATACCCCTTGCAGAATatgcatttaattttattttttaacaaaataagagggatcTGGGATCATAAAAACAATTCAATAATTATTTTCTGAGAAGTGTGAGACATAATGCAGTTGCGAGTTATAATGTCCAATTTTGAGGGGGAAAAAGGCTAAtgatttttctcagaattgagactttataacaaaaaaatgtaaaaaggtaattgtgacttATCTCACACTGACTTTATAGcatgcaattgtgagtttaaatCTCGCCGttctgagaaaaaagtcagaaatgtAGGACGCAAACTCACAATAGAGAAATGTCTTTCCAGTCAGACTAATAATTAATGTCTAATCTGTAGTTTGAAATgtttctaataacatattatttaatttcagAAAGTACCACGGAGTGGATGGCAAGGAAAATGAGTGGATTCATCCAAACACTTTTTTGGAGGGCTCCGGCTCCTGAACCTGAACCTGAAGTGAATCTGGTTACTGTCCGCTGGCCAGAAGAAGGGCCAGAGAACGAAGAGAACTGCCCAAAAAGAGGTGAATGTCAACAGAGCATTTGAGACGCAACATTACAatggccacacacacactgtaaagtttCAGGAGTGACGACCACATTTAACGTCATTAACAACTATCAGTTCTGTTCCATACACACTGCATATAGTTTTTGTAGATGCGGCCGTGACTCCCATAAATTACTGAACTGTGTGAACAGAAAGAATAAGATGCAAACGGAAATTTCTCTCAAGCTGGACTATTCATTAATTTTTGATCTGTGGTTAGTGATGTTTCTAATAACATATttgtttcttcttcttttttactAAAGTGATGAAGAAAATAAGTTCCTTCTTCCTAAAGTGTTTTCCGGTCAGTTCGGCTGAGCCTTTGTGTGATCCTGAGACGGAACCTGACATGGATCTGGTCGAACCCAAGGAATCGTGTGTCCCAGATGCAAACGTTCCTGAGACTGAACCTGTGTCTGTAGAAGGTCAGGATGTTAACGTCAGTGGTGATATGGATGTtgaaaaaatgaagaaaatgagtgctttcttccaaaaatattttccAGTGGATCCGTCTGAGCCCACGTTTGTCCCGGAGACTGAACCGGTGTCTGCAGAAGATCAGAAGGTGGATGGCAGTGATGGCATGAAGGCTTCTCCTGAAATGATCGGCCCAGGAGGTGAATGTCAACAGAGCATTTTAGAGTCAACATTACCATgtctacacacacactgtgaagtTTCAGGAGtgataaatgcatttaaatgcagGAGTGAGTCCCCAAAATGATCATTCCACGTGTGTACCGACCACGACTCGCTCCTGAAACTTCACAGAGCCCATTCTTGCAGTGTTGCCATGTTCACTTATTAtaagcagtttttattttattttatttaagcttGGCTCATTCAGCAATCGAGTTTATGCCGTTATTAATGTGTACTGGTGTGGGTTGCAGTATTTCATTTATTTCGTTTTTCACGGGTCTTTCAGCTGATTTGCttgcatgatttggcaacacGAATTAGTCAAGGCTCATACCACTTTCCCTGTGATTTCTTGCACCGCACATACAGACGAGATACATCTCTGGTCTTATCATTTATCATCTCTCAACGTACATCATTAACAACTAGTTTTTCAGTTCAGTTCCGACACTGCGTATAGTTTTTTGTAAATGCTGTTGTCACTCCCGTAAATTACTGAACTGTGTACAGAACGAATAAGATGCAAACAGAAAAGTTTCTTCAGACTAATAATTCATGTCTAATCTGTGGTTTGAGATttttctaataacatattatttgtttttcagaAAGTACCACAGAGTGGATGGCGAGAAAAATGAGTGGATTCTTCCCAATGCTGTTTTGGATTGATACGGCTGTTCCAGAGCCAACTCCTGAACCTGAAGTGAATCTGGTTAGTGTCGGCTGGGCAGGGAACAAAAAGAACAGCCCAAAAAGAGGTGAATGTCAACAGAGCATTTGAGATGCAACATTAcaatgtccacacacacactgtgaagtTTCAGGAGTGACGACcgcatttaatgtaatttaacaaGAAGTTGTTCCGTACACACTGTGTATAGTTTTTGTAAATGCGGTCATCATTCCCGTAAATtactgaactgtgtgtgtgcagaacaaatgaaaaatgaaatttctttcaagttggactaataattaatttttgATCTGTGGTAAGTGATGTTTCTAATAACATATTtgtgttcttcttttttcagaaAGTACTAAAGTGAAGAAAATGAGTGCTTTCTTGAAGAAGTATTTCCCGTTGGATCCGTCTGAGCCCCCGTGTGTCCCAGATGCAATCGTTCCTGAGAGTAAACCTGTGTCTGCAGAAGTTCGGGAGGTTAACGTCAGTGATGGTGTGGATGCTTCTCCTGAAAAAGAAATGAAATTGAGTGCTTTCTTGAAAAAGTATTTCCCGTTGGATCCGGCTGAGCCCCTGTGTGTCCCAGAGACCAAACCTGAATTGGATCTGTTTGATTCAGATGACTCGCGTCTCCCAGGTCCAAGCCGTTCTGTGCCAAAACCTTCTAAGCAGGAACAATCTCCAGAAGAGCACTGTTTACTCTTAGAGAAGCGAATGAAGGGCTGCACACAGCGTCATAGACCTGTCACTGCGGTCTGGAACAACATCTTCATTGGAAATGAGTAAGTCTACAACACATTTACACTAATATACACCATGAATGAACAGGGTATATTTCTACATTGTAAATCCTCTTTAGTGAAAGGCTAATCTAGGCTGTTGTGTTCTTGTGCAGAGAGATAGCAAAAGACCGAATGAGACTGAAGGAGCTGGGTATTACTCACGTCCTGAATGTGGCTGCAGTGAAGACCAAACTGAGGGTGTTGTTGGGAGTGCCATGGGAGAAAGACCTGAGAGAAGCAGTTAATACAGGGGCGAGTTATTACAAAGGAATGAACATCTCTTATTGTGGCTTGCCTGCATCGCAAGGTTCAGACATCAGTGAATACCTCTACAAAGCTGCCAAATTCATCCAGAAGGCCAAGAAAAGCACAGAAAGTAAGATCTTTTATCAAGCGTTCTGGAGTGACAAAATGtttgagacttttttttaacttgtgTCTGTTTTTATTTCCACAGATAAGGTGTTCATTCACTGCACAGACGGTGTCAGCTACGCCCCTACATTTTTTCTGGCGTACCTCATGATCCACCATAACATGACTGTGGAGGATGCCATTGATAATCTCATCAAGGTGAGATACATCAAGCCTGATACAGAGTTCCTGAAGCAGCTGGCAGTCCTCAATCGGAATCTTGAGCAAGGAAAACAACAGCTAAAGGACACACAAGCAGGCAGCCAAAATGAAgtcctgaagaagaaaaaatccaCCAATACAAAGTAAAGACACAGAGCAAGAAACAGAAGAAAACACGAGAAAATCATTAAGTGCGAAGAAAAAGAAACACACAGTTACAGACCTAAGCACatccacagtgtgtgtgtgcgcgagggattgaaaaataaaatagaaaacaaaacaacgGTGTTTGTCCTACATAAACATTTTAAGGAACACTGAATATGTGGCAATTAATGTCTTATAAAGTTGTTGGTTAACTATATGTTAAGGTTCATCATGTATTGCTAGTGTATTTACGCTTAACTAATGGATAATTCTGGAAGTGTTACTGgtgttttaaaggg
It includes:
- the LOC137073596 gene encoding uncharacterized protein isoform X1, which codes for MSSNTNCREVSLEVYVNGELYCIDSVWVPDEENVQVDFMVTDGIYELLGCSPGDLTAQLQVDSDECLSVTRAALEGEDLHIDIDMMKRPACICTTPEDSPTESTTEWMARKMSGFIQTLFWRAPAPEPEPEVNLVTVRWPEEGPENEENCPKRVMKKISSFFLKCFPVSSAEPLCDPETEPDMDLVEPKESCVPDANVPETEPVSVEGQDVNVSGDMDVEKMKKMSAFFQKYFPVDPSEPTFVPETEPVSAEDQKVDGSDGMKASPEMIGPGESTTEWMARKMSGFFPMLFWIDTAVPEPTPEPEVNLVSVGWAGNKKNSPKRESTKVKKMSAFLKKYFPLDPSEPPCVPDAIVPESKPVSAEVREVNVSDGVDASPEKEMKLSAFLKKYFPLDPAEPLCVPETKPELDLFDSDDSRLPGPSRSVPKPSKQEQSPEEHCLLLEKRMKGCTQRHRPVTAVWNNIFIGNEEIAKDRMRLKELGITHVLNVAAVKTKLRVLLGVPWEKDLREAVNTGASYYKGMNISYCGLPASQGSDISEYLYKAAKFIQKAKKSTENKVFIHCTDGVSYAPTFFLAYLMIHHNMTVEDAIDNLIKVRYIKPDTEFLKQLAVLNRNLEQGKQQLKDTQAGSQNEVLKKKKSTNTK
- the LOC137073596 gene encoding uncharacterized protein isoform X2, translating into MSSNTNCREVSLEVYVNGELYCIDSVWVPDEENVQVDFMVTDGIYELLGCSPGDLTAQLQVDSDECLSVTRAALEGEDLHIDIDMMKRPACICTTPEDSPTESTTEWMARKMSGFIQTLFWRAPAPEPEPEVNLVTVRWPEEGPENEENCPKRVMKKISSFFLKCFPVSSAEPLCDPETEPDMDLVEPKESCVPDANVPETEPVSVEVDPSEPTFVPETEPVSAEDQKVDGSDGMKASPEMIGPGESTTEWMARKMSGFFPMLFWIDTAVPEPTPEPEVNLVSVGWAGNKKNSPKRESTKVKKMSAFLKKYFPLDPSEPPCVPDAIVPESKPVSAEVREVNVSDGVDASPEKEMKLSAFLKKYFPLDPAEPLCVPETKPELDLFDSDDSRLPGPSRSVPKPSKQEQSPEEHCLLLEKRMKGCTQRHRPVTAVWNNIFIGNEEIAKDRMRLKELGITHVLNVAAVKTKLRVLLGVPWEKDLREAVNTGASYYKGMNISYCGLPASQGSDISEYLYKAAKFIQKAKKSTENKVFIHCTDGVSYAPTFFLAYLMIHHNMTVEDAIDNLIKVRYIKPDTEFLKQLAVLNRNLEQGKQQLKDTQAGSQNEVLKKKKSTNTK
- the LOC137073596 gene encoding uncharacterized protein isoform X3, whose product is MLPVLESWTHLISKESTTEWMARKMSGFIQTLFWRAPAPEPEPEVNLVTVRWPEEGPENEENCPKRVMKKISSFFLKCFPVSSAEPLCDPETEPDMDLVEPKESCVPDANVPETEPVSVEGQDVNVSGDMDVEKMKKMSAFFQKYFPVDPSEPTFVPETEPVSAEDQKVDGSDGMKASPEMIGPGESTTEWMARKMSGFFPMLFWIDTAVPEPTPEPEVNLVSVGWAGNKKNSPKRESTKVKKMSAFLKKYFPLDPSEPPCVPDAIVPESKPVSAEVREVNVSDGVDASPEKEMKLSAFLKKYFPLDPAEPLCVPETKPELDLFDSDDSRLPGPSRSVPKPSKQEQSPEEHCLLLEKRMKGCTQRHRPVTAVWNNIFIGNEEIAKDRMRLKELGITHVLNVAAVKTKLRVLLGVPWEKDLREAVNTGASYYKGMNISYCGLPASQGSDISEYLYKAAKFIQKAKKSTENKVFIHCTDGVSYAPTFFLAYLMIHHNMTVEDAIDNLIKVRYIKPDTEFLKQLAVLNRNLEQGKQQLKDTQAGSQNEVLKKKKSTNTK